The DNA region TGGGTTGATCTTCAAGTCGGCGCGTACGCGGTCGACCGCGGCGGCGTCGTGGATGGGGGACTTTTCGACCACGGATAGCACGGATTTCACGGAACGATGGCCACGAAAATGCACAAGCACGCACAAAAACTACGGGAGTGAGTCGAGGGGTGTCTTGGAACGATTGCCTGGGCGCTCCTCGACGTACCTAGGCACGAGGTAGCCCGGCAGCCGGGCTCGTAGCTCCTCGACCATCGCCCGGCCCTGTTCAATCGGCACGGCGAAGTGGGCCGCTCCTGCGACCCGGTCGAGCTGATGCAAATAATAGGGCGTGACGCCGACCTCGATCAGCCGCTCGCTCAGCTCGGCTTGGGCCACGACGCTGTCGTTCACGCCCCGCAGCAGCACCGCTTGGTTGAGCAGCGGCACGCCGGCGCGGGCCAGCCGGCCGAGCGCCGCGGCGACGGTGGCGTCTAGCTCTTGGGCGTGGTTCGCGTGGACCACCACCACCGGCGCCAGCCGCGTGCCGGTGAGCCAGCCTACCAGGGCGTCGGTGACGCGTTCTGGGAGCACGATCGGCCAGCGGGTGTGGATGCGCAGCCGGCGTAGGTGGGGGATGGCCGCCAATTGGTCGGCCAGCCGGGCGAGCGTTTCGTCCACCAGCGAGAGGGGGTCGCCGCCGCTGAGGATCACCTCGTGGATCGAATCGTCCGCGGCCAGGTAGTCGACGGCCGGCGCCCAATCGGCGAGCCCTTTCGGCGATTCTTCGTACGGAAAATGGCGGCGGAAACAGTACCGGCAGTGCACCGCGCAGGCGCCGGTGGTCACCAGCAGCGCCCGGCCGCGGTATTTGTGCAGCAGGCCGGGGGCCCCCTGGGAGGCCAGGTCGCCGACGGGATCGACGCCAAAACCGGGGGCCTCGAGCGTTTCTTCCCCCACGGGAAGCACCTGCCGCAGCAGCGGATCGGCCGGGTCGCCGTGCCGCATCCGGGCCGCGTACCCCCGCGGCACCAGCAGCCCAAAACCGGCGGCCGCGGCCCGATCGCCCAGGTCCGGGGGCAGCCCCAACAGCCGGCACAGCTCGGCCGGATCGCGGATCGCTTCCCTCAGCGCCTGCTTCCAGGGAGAGGCCGCCGGCCCTTTGGGGCGGACAACCGGCGGGGGGGCGGCTACACTATCCACTTCAAATTGAGCCCACGAATCGAGCGAATGGAACGAATCAAGAGAGAATCCTAGCCGAAACCAGGCCAAGCTTCCACGCGACACGCTCCTCGGGTCGGAGTGTCCTAGGCTTGCCTGAGCAGCGTGGCGGTGTTAACTGCCGCTCGTTCCGCGGCCGGTCATTCGCGTTGTTCGATCGATTTGTGGGCAAGTTTCCTTCAAAACCAAACACGGAACCTACGGCGTGGCAACCTACGGCACCAGCGACTTCCGCAAGGGTCTGAAGATCCAGATCGACGGCACCCCCTTCTTGATGGTGGAGATGAACTTCCGCAAGCCGGGCAAGGGGGCGGCGTTGTACGAGTGCAAGATGAAGAACCTTATCCGCGGCACGATCGTCGACCGCACCTACCGTGCCGGTCAGTCGCTCGAGGCGGCCGACGTGATGGAGTTCACCGCGCAGTACCTGTACAAGGTGGCCGACGCGTTCGTGTTCATGAACAACCAGGACTACGAGCAGTACGAGCTGACCCCCGACCAGATGGGGGACGCCTGGAAGTACGTCAAGGAAGGGATGGAGTGCCAGGTGATGACGTTTGACAACAACCCCATCGCCGTGACCCCCCCCAACCACGTGGTGCTGCAGGTGCAGTACGCCGAGCCGGCGCCCAAGGGGAACACCGCCACCGGCGTCTCCAAGCCGGTCACCCTAGAGACGGGCGCCGAGATCCTGGCCCCGGCGTTTATCAACACGGGCGACTGGTTGCGGGTGGACACGCGTACGGGTGATTACATCGAGCGGACCACCGCGCCGGAAGAGAAGTCGTAGGGGGTGCGGTCGATCCGCTTGTGCGACTTGGGAAAAGTCGCTGCCGACCCACGGTCGACGCGGTCCCCAAGATTCGACGTCGGACAGCGAAGTGATGATGTAGGAATACGGGTCGGGCGACTGCCTGAATCGCGACGGGGCCCAATCGATGACGGGGCGGAGCCCGTCGGCTACTAGGCGATTGCTGTTTCCCTAATGCCTAACGACTAACTCCTAAAACCTAAAACCTCTTCCCCCGAGCTGCACATGCCTCCTTGGATGATCGCCCTGATTGTTGTGGCCGCCCTTGGCCTGTTGTTCTTGATGTTCGGTGTGGGCATCTACAACAAGCTGGTCCAGCTCAAGAACCGCTTCGAGAACGCCTTCTCGCAGATCCAGGTGCAGCTGCAACGGCGTTACGACCTGATCCCCAACCTGGTTGA from Pirellulimonas nuda includes:
- the efp gene encoding elongation factor P; translation: MATYGTSDFRKGLKIQIDGTPFLMVEMNFRKPGKGAALYECKMKNLIRGTIVDRTYRAGQSLEAADVMEFTAQYLYKVADAFVFMNNQDYEQYELTPDQMGDAWKYVKEGMECQVMTFDNNPIAVTPPNHVVLQVQYAEPAPKGNTATGVSKPVTLETGAEILAPAFINTGDWLRVDTRTGDYIERTTAPEEKS
- the epmB gene encoding EF-P beta-lysylation protein EpmB — protein: MDSVAAPPPVVRPKGPAASPWKQALREAIRDPAELCRLLGLPPDLGDRAAAAGFGLLVPRGYAARMRHGDPADPLLRQVLPVGEETLEAPGFGVDPVGDLASQGAPGLLHKYRGRALLVTTGACAVHCRYCFRRHFPYEESPKGLADWAPAVDYLAADDSIHEVILSGGDPLSLVDETLARLADQLAAIPHLRRLRIHTRWPIVLPERVTDALVGWLTGTRLAPVVVVHANHAQELDATVAAALGRLARAGVPLLNQAVLLRGVNDSVVAQAELSERLIEVGVTPYYLHQLDRVAGAAHFAVPIEQGRAMVEELRARLPGYLVPRYVEERPGNRSKTPLDSLP